One window of the Allorhizobium ampelinum S4 genome contains the following:
- a CDS encoding type II toxin-antitoxin system Phd/YefM family antitoxin, whose product MTHIVLAEVTASVSELKKNPMGTVAAGDGAAVAILNRNEPAFYCVPASAYEAMIERLDDLELNAIADARANDRVVKVTLDEL is encoded by the coding sequence ATGACCCACATTGTCCTTGCCGAAGTGACAGCCAGCGTGTCTGAGCTGAAAAAGAACCCGATGGGGACAGTCGCCGCAGGCGATGGGGCGGCGGTGGCTATTCTCAATCGTAACGAACCTGCTTTCTATTGCGTTCCGGCGTCAGCCTATGAAGCCATGATCGAACGGCTGGACGATCTCGAACTCAATGCCATTGCTGATGCGCGGGCGAATGATCGCGTCGTGAAGGTTACGCTGGATGAGCTATGA
- a CDS encoding TRAP transporter substrate-binding protein, whose amino-acid sequence MDRRGFLKKAGVAGVGSLGAVGLAAPAIAQQAPKISWRLTSSFPKSLDTIYGGAEDIAARVAAATDGNFTIQVFAAGEVVPGLQAADAVGAGTVEMCHTCSYYYVGKDPTFAIGTAIPFGLNARLTNAWFYQGNGNTLLNEFYAKHNLYGMVAGNTGAQMGGWFRREINTVDDLKGVKMRIAGLAGKVIEKLGGVPQQIAGGDIYPALEKGTIDAAEWIGPYDDHKLGFYKVAKYYYYPAFWEGGPAIHAFVNLAKWNELPKSYQTVLQDACAFANTNMMAKYDLKNPVAIKQIVSEGTTLKPFSQDILDACFKASMEVYAEISAKNPDFKKVYDDQVAFKKEAYLWMQLAEYTYDTFMMIQQRGGKL is encoded by the coding sequence ATGGATCGTCGTGGATTTTTGAAGAAGGCCGGTGTCGCAGGCGTCGGTTCGCTTGGAGCGGTTGGGCTGGCCGCACCCGCCATTGCCCAGCAGGCACCGAAAATCAGTTGGCGACTGACCTCGTCCTTCCCGAAATCGCTGGACACGATTTATGGTGGTGCTGAGGATATTGCGGCCCGCGTGGCGGCGGCAACCGATGGCAATTTCACCATCCAGGTGTTTGCGGCAGGTGAAGTGGTGCCGGGCTTGCAGGCCGCCGATGCGGTTGGCGCTGGCACGGTGGAAATGTGCCATACCTGCTCCTATTACTATGTCGGCAAGGACCCGACCTTTGCGATTGGCACCGCCATTCCCTTCGGGCTGAATGCGCGCCTCACCAATGCCTGGTTCTATCAGGGCAATGGCAATACGCTGCTCAACGAATTCTACGCCAAGCACAATCTCTATGGCATGGTGGCTGGCAATACCGGCGCGCAGATGGGCGGCTGGTTCCGCCGCGAAATCAACACCGTCGATGACCTCAAGGGCGTGAAAATGCGCATTGCCGGCTTGGCTGGCAAGGTCATTGAAAAGCTGGGCGGCGTGCCGCAGCAGATTGCTGGCGGCGATATCTATCCGGCGCTGGAAAAAGGCACCATCGACGCCGCCGAATGGATCGGCCCCTATGACGACCACAAGCTCGGCTTCTACAAGGTCGCCAAATATTACTACTACCCCGCCTTCTGGGAGGGTGGCCCGGCCATCCACGCCTTCGTTAATCTCGCCAAATGGAACGAACTGCCGAAATCCTACCAGACCGTGTTGCAGGACGCCTGCGCCTTCGCCAATACCAATATGATGGCGAAATACGACCTGAAAAACCCTGTTGCGATCAAGCAGATCGTCTCGGAAGGCACCACGCTGAAACCCTTCAGCCAGGACATTCTCGACGCCTGCTTCAAAGCGTCCATGGAAGTCTACGCCGAAATCTCCGCCAAGAACCCGGATTTCAAGAAAGTCTACGACGACCAGGTCGCCTTCAAGAAGGAAGCCTATCTGTGGATGCAGCTGGCAGAATACACCTATGATACGTTCATGATGATTCAGCAGCGCGGGGGTAAGCTATAA
- a CDS encoding sarcosine oxidase subunit gamma, which translates to MVEPIISGAMSATRKSVLDGAYGGSAHVALTPAAPASRISLRAGADAVSGLSSALGLTLPTAPKTSAHAGPRLAFWLGPDEWLVIDEDGADLIAACAAAGTIQSATDVSHRNTAILVSGPGAVKTLNAACPLDLSLKTFPLGAVTRTVFGKIEIVLYRMSEDAFRVECWRSFAEYAFGMLQEGAADAA; encoded by the coding sequence ATGGTTGAGCCAATCATCTCCGGCGCGATGTCCGCCACCCGCAAATCGGTCCTTGACGGTGCCTACGGCGGCTCCGCCCATGTGGCGCTGACGCCAGCCGCACCGGCCTCACGCATCTCGCTGCGGGCCGGAGCGGATGCTGTCTCCGGTCTTTCCTCAGCCCTTGGCCTGACCCTGCCGACGGCGCCGAAAACCTCCGCCCATGCAGGTCCGCGCCTCGCCTTCTGGCTTGGCCCAGACGAATGGCTTGTCATCGATGAAGACGGCGCTGACCTCATCGCCGCCTGCGCTGCCGCCGGCACCATTCAATCCGCCACCGATGTCTCCCACCGCAATACCGCCATCCTGGTTTCCGGCCCCGGCGCGGTAAAAACCCTCAACGCCGCCTGCCCGCTTGACCTGTCACTGAAAACCTTTCCGCTTGGTGCTGTCACCCGCACCGTATTCGGCAAGATCGAAATCGTCCTCTACCGGATGAGCGAGGACGCCTTTCGGGTAGAATGCTGGCGGTCCTTTGCCGAATATGCCTTCGGCATGTTGCAGGAAGGGGCGGCGGACGCGGCGTGA
- a CDS encoding helix-turn-helix domain-containing protein, producing the protein MKNEPIILPADAADPNDFDVTPEAMDRGQRARLIRTTRTKLGLSQGEFANRFHVPVGTLRDWEQARATAPDFAIAYVRVIGQYPEMVAKAVA; encoded by the coding sequence GTGAAGAACGAGCCTATCATTCTCCCTGCTGATGCAGCGGACCCAAACGATTTCGATGTGACACCGGAAGCGATGGATCGTGGTCAGCGCGCTCGGCTGATCCGCACCACCAGGACAAAACTTGGTCTGTCACAAGGCGAATTCGCAAACCGGTTTCATGTCCCGGTCGGGACGCTGCGCGATTGGGAACAGGCCCGTGCCACAGCTCCGGATTTTGCCATAGCCTATGTGCGCGTCATTGGCCAATATCCTGAAATGGTCGCAAAGGCCGTGGCATAG
- a CDS encoding type II toxin-antitoxin system YafQ family toxin yields the protein MRKIEKTGQFKRDLKRESKGRYRTILEDELLPVIAALAQDEVLEARYRDHALTGEWKDHRDCHVKPDLVLIYRKPDAELLQLVRLGSHSELGL from the coding sequence GTGCGAAAAATTGAGAAAACCGGGCAATTTAAGCGTGATTTGAAGCGAGAGTCCAAGGGGCGCTATCGCACAATTCTCGAAGACGAGTTGCTGCCTGTTATCGCCGCTTTGGCTCAGGATGAGGTTCTGGAAGCCAGGTACCGTGATCACGCCCTAACCGGTGAGTGGAAAGATCACCGTGATTGCCACGTGAAGCCCGATCTGGTGCTGATTTATCGTAAGCCGGATGCTGAACTTCTCCAGCTTGTTCGACTTGGGTCGCATTCCGAATTGGGTCTGTGA
- a CDS encoding sarcosine oxidase subunit alpha, protein MSGANRIPGKGRLTPARTARFTVDGRILTAIEGDSVASALLANGIHLVGRSFKYHRPRGILTAGPEEPNALLNISRDSARRQPNVRAPVQEVFDGMRVQTQNRWPSLSMDIGAVNDLLSPFFAAGFYYKTFMWPKSFWHKIYEPIIRRAAGLGVAPTEDDTDHYANRYAHCDVMVVGGGLAGLTAALAAAETGASVIICDEQPEMGGAFHYDTGAVIDGQNGYDWAQATVAKLKAMDNVTVLTRTTAFGYYNHNFLGLAERVTDHIAKPAKGLPRERLWQVRAKKVVLATGSIERHMVFANNDRPGIMLASAARTYLNHFGVAVGAKVAVYTAHDSAYEAAIDLKKAGVQVVAIIDCRRNSGASVLADAKAAGIEVLSEHCVLDTAGRLRLKSITIASKGGFDRRKLAVDALLMSGGWTPSVHLFSQSRGKLRFDAANQRFLPDIYVQDSICVGACNGTDDLSELLTEAYASGARLAKEAGAEGESGSAPSGANAFAWTGGMIGAAEGAGPDDAVKAFIDFQHDVCAKDIRLAVREGMHSIEHIKRFTTNGMASDQGKLSNMHGLAIAAEMLGKEIPQVGLTTFRAPYTPVTFGTLINHSRGELFDPTRKTPMHDLETALGADFEDVGNWKRAWYYPKPGEDMHAAVNRECKTVREVAGVFNASTLGKIEVVGPDAAKFLNLIYTNPWDSLKPGKCRYGIMTRDDGFIYDDGVVGRLAEDRFHVTTTTGGAARVLNHMEDYLQTEFPELNVWLTSASEQWAVIAVQGPKAREIIEPFVEGIDISNEAFPHMSVAEGKFCGVPTRLFRVSFTGEVGFEINVPSDYGASVFEAVWKRAETMGACLYGTETMHVLRAEKGYIIVGQDTDGTLTPDDANYGWAVSKKKTDFVGIRGLKRPDLVQEGRKQLVGLKTKDPIEVLEEGAQIVANPNQPKPMTMLGHVTSSYWSENLGQSIAIATVAGGRARMGETLYVPMPDKTIAVEVTDMVFYDKEGSRIHG, encoded by the coding sequence ATGAGCGGTGCCAATCGTATTCCCGGCAAGGGCCGTCTGACGCCCGCCAGAACCGCGCGTTTCACCGTGGATGGCCGCATTCTCACCGCCATTGAGGGTGATAGCGTGGCATCAGCCCTGCTGGCCAATGGCATTCATCTGGTCGGTCGCTCGTTCAAATATCACCGTCCACGCGGCATTCTCACCGCTGGCCCGGAAGAGCCAAACGCGCTGCTGAACATTTCGCGCGACAGTGCGCGGCGTCAGCCAAACGTGCGTGCGCCCGTGCAGGAAGTGTTTGATGGCATGCGCGTGCAGACGCAAAACCGCTGGCCGTCGCTGTCGATGGATATTGGCGCGGTCAACGACCTGCTCTCGCCCTTCTTTGCCGCAGGCTTCTACTACAAGACCTTCATGTGGCCGAAGAGCTTCTGGCATAAGATTTATGAGCCGATCATTCGCCGCGCCGCAGGCCTTGGCGTGGCCCCAACCGAAGACGACACCGACCATTACGCCAACCGCTACGCCCATTGCGACGTGATGGTGGTGGGCGGCGGCCTGGCTGGTCTGACAGCTGCGCTTGCTGCGGCAGAAACTGGCGCTTCCGTGATTATCTGCGATGAACAGCCCGAAATGGGCGGTGCCTTCCATTATGATACGGGAGCCGTGATTGACGGCCAAAACGGCTATGACTGGGCGCAAGCCACCGTGGCCAAGCTAAAAGCCATGGACAATGTGACCGTGCTGACCCGCACCACGGCATTTGGCTATTACAATCACAATTTCCTCGGTCTTGCCGAGCGCGTCACCGACCATATCGCCAAACCCGCCAAGGGCTTGCCGCGCGAACGGCTGTGGCAGGTACGGGCGAAAAAGGTGGTGCTGGCCACGGGCTCCATTGAGCGCCACATGGTGTTTGCCAACAACGACCGCCCCGGCATTATGCTGGCATCGGCGGCTCGCACCTATCTCAACCATTTTGGCGTGGCCGTGGGCGCAAAAGTGGCAGTCTACACCGCCCATGATTCGGCCTATGAAGCGGCGATTGACCTGAAAAAAGCGGGCGTGCAGGTGGTGGCCATCATCGACTGCCGCCGCAATTCGGGAGCAAGCGTCTTGGCTGACGCCAAGGCGGCAGGCATTGAGGTTTTGAGCGAACATTGCGTTCTCGATACCGCTGGGCGCCTACGGCTAAAGTCCATCACTATTGCCAGCAAGGGCGGTTTTGATCGCCGCAAGCTGGCCGTCGATGCGCTGCTGATGAGCGGCGGCTGGACGCCTTCGGTGCATCTGTTCTCGCAGTCACGCGGCAAGCTGCGTTTCGACGCCGCCAACCAGCGCTTCCTACCAGACATTTACGTGCAAGATAGTATCTGCGTTGGAGCCTGCAACGGCACGGATGATCTCAGCGAACTGCTGACTGAGGCCTATGCCAGCGGCGCAAGGCTGGCAAAAGAAGCCGGCGCAGAAGGCGAAAGCGGCAGCGCACCAAGCGGTGCCAACGCCTTTGCTTGGACCGGCGGCATGATTGGCGCTGCCGAAGGCGCTGGCCCGGATGATGCAGTCAAAGCCTTTATCGACTTCCAGCACGATGTCTGCGCCAAGGATATTCGCTTGGCGGTGCGCGAGGGCATGCATTCCATCGAGCATATCAAACGCTTTACCACCAATGGCATGGCGTCTGATCAGGGCAAGCTGTCCAATATGCACGGGCTGGCAATTGCCGCCGAAATGCTGGGAAAAGAAATCCCGCAAGTGGGCCTCACCACCTTCCGCGCCCCCTATACGCCCGTAACATTCGGCACGCTGATCAACCATTCGCGTGGCGAATTGTTTGACCCAACCCGCAAAACTCCGATGCATGATCTGGAAACGGCGCTGGGTGCCGATTTTGAAGATGTCGGCAACTGGAAACGCGCCTGGTATTACCCCAAGCCCGGCGAGGATATGCACGCCGCCGTCAACCGCGAGTGCAAAACCGTGCGCGAGGTTGCGGGCGTCTTCAATGCCTCAACGCTGGGCAAAATCGAGGTGGTTGGCCCGGATGCGGCCAAATTCCTCAACCTGATCTACACCAACCCGTGGGATAGCCTCAAACCCGGCAAATGCCGCTATGGCATCATGACCCGCGACGACGGGTTTATCTATGACGACGGCGTGGTTGGACGGCTGGCCGAAGACCGCTTCCACGTCACCACCACCACTGGCGGTGCCGCCCGTGTGCTGAACCATATGGAAGATTATCTGCAAACGGAATTCCCGGAGCTAAACGTCTGGCTCACCTCCGCTTCCGAGCAATGGGCGGTGATTGCCGTGCAGGGACCAAAGGCTAGAGAGATTATCGAACCCTTCGTGGAAGGCATTGATATTTCCAACGAGGCCTTCCCGCATATGAGCGTGGCGGAAGGGAAATTCTGCGGCGTGCCAACCCGGCTGTTCCGCGTATCATTTACAGGCGAAGTGGGCTTTGAAATCAACGTGCCCTCGGATTACGGCGCATCCGTATTCGAAGCCGTGTGGAAGCGTGCGGAAACCATGGGCGCCTGCCTCTATGGCACCGAAACCATGCACGTGTTGCGCGCCGAAAAGGGCTATATCATCGTTGGCCAAGACACCGATGGCACGCTGACGCCCGATGATGCCAATTACGGCTGGGCAGTGTCGAAGAAAAAGACCGATTTCGTTGGTATTCGCGGCCTCAAACGCCCGGATCTGGTCCAGGAAGGCCGCAAGCAACTGGTCGGCCTCAAGACCAAAGACCCCATTGAGGTGCTGGAAGAAGGCGCACAGATTGTTGCCAACCCCAACCAGCCCAAGCCGATGACCATGCTGGGCCATGTCACCTCGTCCTACTGGTCGGAAAATCTTGGCCAATCAATTGCCATTGCCACGGTGGCCGGTGGCCGGGCGCGGATGGGCGAAACGCTCTATGTGCCGATGCCTGACAAGACAATCGCCGTGGAAGTGACCGACATGGTCTTTTACGACAAGGAAGGAAGCCGCATCCATGGTTGA
- a CDS encoding type II toxin-antitoxin system RelB/DinJ family antitoxin, which translates to MAANQLVQARIDGEIKAEATAVLAAMGLTVSDAVRLLLTKVAQEKALPFEPLIPNETTIAAMREARAGKVETVTLDDLKAAIRAKN; encoded by the coding sequence ATGGCCGCAAATCAACTGGTTCAAGCCCGTATTGACGGTGAGATCAAAGCAGAAGCAACGGCCGTTCTCGCGGCCATGGGGCTGACGGTGTCCGATGCGGTGCGGCTGTTGCTGACCAAGGTTGCGCAGGAAAAGGCGCTGCCGTTCGAACCGTTGATCCCCAACGAAACCACGATTGCCGCCATGCGAGAGGCTCGCGCGGGCAAGGTGGAGACTGTGACGCTCGATGATCTCAAAGCGGCGATCCGTGCGAAAAATTGA
- a CDS encoding gamma-glutamyl-gamma-aminobutyrate hydrolase family protein, with protein sequence MTKPLVAIPADFRAIEGSNWHCVLDQYVKATLTVAGAMPVIIPALQTGADIEAVLDRVDGVVISGSPSNVHPSLYGREATDGDGPFDHARDATSLPLIRRAIERGVPLLAICRGIQELNVALGGTLASEIQDQPGTWDHRKPPTTDRDLAYSIRQPVEVREGSCIARYLGTAGTIQINSLHRQAISDLAPRLQAEALADDGTIEAVSVIDAKGFAVGVQWHPEYWAETDAPSRALFEAFGAAAREYAAVKTKVV encoded by the coding sequence ATGACCAAGCCTCTTGTCGCCATTCCCGCTGATTTCCGTGCCATTGAAGGGTCCAATTGGCATTGCGTGCTGGACCAATATGTCAAGGCAACTCTCACCGTCGCCGGGGCCATGCCGGTTATTATTCCCGCTCTGCAAACCGGCGCGGATATCGAGGCGGTGCTTGACCGGGTGGATGGCGTGGTGATTTCCGGCTCGCCCAGCAATGTGCATCCCTCGCTCTATGGCCGCGAAGCCACGGATGGCGATGGCCCCTTCGACCACGCCCGTGATGCGACCTCGCTGCCGCTGATCCGCCGCGCCATCGAGCGGGGTGTTCCGCTGCTAGCTATCTGCCGGGGTATCCAGGAGCTGAACGTGGCGCTGGGCGGCACGCTGGCATCGGAAATACAGGACCAGCCCGGCACCTGGGATCACCGCAAGCCGCCGACCACCGACCGCGACCTCGCCTATTCCATCCGCCAGCCGGTGGAGGTGCGGGAAGGCTCCTGCATCGCCCGCTATCTCGGCACAGCAGGGACAATTCAGATCAACTCCCTGCACCGCCAGGCGATTTCCGATCTCGCCCCAAGGCTCCAGGCCGAGGCGCTGGCCGATGACGGCACAATCGAGGCCGTGTCCGTCATCGATGCCAAAGGCTTTGCCGTTGGCGTGCAATGGCACCCGGAATATTGGGCCGAAACGGATGCCCCGTCGCGCGCCCTGTTTGAAGCATTCGGGGCGGCGGCCAGGGAGTATGCAGCAGTGAAAACCAAGGTGGTTTGA
- a CDS encoding 2-hydroxyacid dehydrogenase, translated as MTNKPVILIPGKIHPRVLERLQPGFELVQTPPGQPVALNDADAARVRGIAIAGAVPGALIDSLPKLEIIANFGVGYDGVDVAKAASKNVIVTNTPDVLDDEVADTTIALLLNTIRQFHQAESYLRAGRWQNEGPFTLSPLSLRGRHVGLYGLGRIGGEIASRLQPFKVKISYHTRSPKPGVPYDYHASLTDLAAAVDTLICIVPKTPETHKAINADVLKALGPNGVFISVGRGWSVDEPALISALKDGTIAAAGMDVFYEEPKVPAEFLDLPNVSLLPHVASASVPTRNAMADLVADNLIGWFENGMVKTPVPETPVKR; from the coding sequence ATGACCAATAAGCCCGTAATTCTCATTCCCGGAAAAATTCATCCGCGCGTGTTGGAACGTTTGCAGCCTGGTTTCGAACTGGTGCAGACCCCGCCCGGCCAGCCGGTTGCGTTAAACGATGCTGACGCCGCCCGCGTGCGGGGCATTGCCATTGCCGGTGCTGTGCCGGGCGCCTTGATCGACAGCCTGCCGAAGCTGGAAATCATTGCCAATTTCGGCGTCGGCTATGACGGGGTGGATGTGGCAAAAGCTGCGTCTAAAAATGTTATCGTTACCAACACGCCTGACGTGCTGGATGATGAAGTGGCCGATACGACGATTGCGCTGCTGCTCAACACGATCAGGCAGTTCCATCAGGCGGAAAGCTATCTGCGGGCCGGGCGCTGGCAGAACGAGGGACCGTTTACACTGTCGCCGCTGTCGCTGCGGGGCCGCCATGTCGGGCTTTATGGATTGGGGCGGATCGGTGGTGAAATCGCCAGCCGGTTACAACCCTTCAAGGTGAAGATCAGCTACCATACCCGCAGCCCCAAGCCCGGCGTTCCCTACGATTACCATGCCTCGCTGACGGATCTGGCCGCAGCCGTCGATACGCTGATCTGCATTGTGCCGAAAACGCCGGAAACCCACAAGGCGATCAATGCCGACGTGTTGAAGGCGCTGGGGCCGAACGGCGTGTTCATCAGCGTCGGCCGTGGCTGGAGCGTCGATGAACCGGCGCTGATCTCAGCCTTGAAGGATGGCACGATTGCCGCCGCCGGAATGGACGTGTTCTACGAAGAACCGAAAGTACCGGCGGAATTCCTCGATCTGCCCAATGTGTCGCTGTTGCCGCATGTCGCCTCCGCCTCGGTGCCGACCCGCAATGCCATGGCCGATCTGGTGGCGGATAACCTGATCGGCTGGTTTGAAAACGGTATGGTCAAGACACCCGTGCCGGAAACACCAGTGAAGCGGTAA
- a CDS encoding BrnT family toxin, producing the protein MNTPFDPEKDALNREKHKLPLSFGSTIFEDDNHLILPSIRPEDGEERFKVIGMASGKLFTGVFTWRDDQARFISLRRSNKGEERAYHSPC; encoded by the coding sequence ATGAATACGCCATTCGATCCCGAAAAAGACGCGCTAAACCGGGAGAAGCACAAGCTGCCGCTGTCTTTCGGTAGCACGATTTTCGAAGACGATAATCATCTGATCCTGCCCTCCATCCGTCCCGAAGACGGTGAAGAACGCTTCAAGGTGATAGGAATGGCCAGCGGAAAATTGTTTACTGGCGTCTTTACGTGGCGGGATGATCAGGCGCGGTTTATATCGCTGAGAAGGAGCAACAAGGGTGAAGAACGAGCCTATCATTCTCCCTGCTGA
- a CDS encoding type II toxin-antitoxin system RelE family toxin codes for MSYELAFVDAALKEWRKLDHSVREQFKKKLAERCINPRVPSAQLSGAKDRYKIKLRGAGYRLVYEVRDKDIIIVVVAVGRRDRSGVYKAAADRNLS; via the coding sequence ATGAGCTATGAGCTGGCATTTGTCGATGCCGCGCTGAAAGAATGGCGAAAGCTCGATCATAGCGTCAGAGAACAGTTCAAGAAAAAACTCGCCGAACGTTGTATCAATCCGCGCGTACCCTCCGCACAACTCTCTGGCGCCAAGGATCGTTACAAGATCAAGCTGCGCGGTGCTGGCTATCGGCTGGTTTATGAAGTGCGCGATAAAGACATCATCATTGTCGTTGTCGCGGTTGGCAGGCGGGATCGTTCCGGCGTCTATAAGGCCGCCGCTGATCGAAATCTGTCGTAG
- a CDS encoding winged helix-turn-helix transcriptional regulator, whose translation MHPGTPETEWREDCAPRRVLELFSTKWTSMVLHTLHARHGGTARTGVLLRSLPGISKKMLTQTLRDMEASGLISRHVQATIPPAVEYRLTPLGSRFIEPVEMLYAWGRDNADALDALRPRPGSRREGLEG comes from the coding sequence ATGCACCCAGGAACGCCCGAAACCGAATGGCGCGAAGATTGCGCGCCGCGCCGCGTGCTCGAACTGTTTTCCACCAAATGGACCAGCATGGTGCTGCACACCCTGCATGCCCGCCATGGGGGGACAGCGCGCACCGGCGTGCTGCTGCGCAGCCTGCCCGGTATTTCCAAGAAAATGCTGACTCAGACACTACGCGACATGGAAGCCAGCGGCCTGATTTCCCGCCACGTCCAGGCCACCATTCCACCCGCCGTCGAATACCGGCTGACCCCGCTCGGCAGCCGGTTTATCGAGCCGGTCGAAATGCTCTACGCCTGGGGGAGAGACAATGCCGACGCGCTGGATGCACTGCGGCCAAGGCCGGGGTCACGGCGGGAGGGTTTGGAGGGGTAA
- a CDS encoding SDR family oxidoreductase — translation MVGSALVVGASGIVGSATVDLLLAKGWAVYGLARSPVAKDGMQPVAADLQDSEATARALSDVKPDVVFISTWARQSSEAENIRVNAAMVRNVLDALRPAGSVAHVALVTGLKHYLGPFEAYGKGTLPQTPFREDQGRLDVENFYYAQEDEVFAAAKRDGFSWSVHRPHTVIGKAVGNAMNMGTTLAVYATLCRETGRPFRFPGSSVQWNGLTDMTDAGVLAEQLLWAATTPQCRNQAFNVVNGDIFRWSWMWGRIANWFGLEPAPFDGTILPLEQQMAEDAAIWRELAERHGLIEKDLSRLASPWHTDADLGRPIEVVTDMSKSRVMGFDRYQPTDEAFFTLFGQLRGERLIP, via the coding sequence ATGGTTGGATCAGCATTGGTTGTCGGCGCAAGCGGCATTGTTGGCAGTGCGACGGTGGATCTCCTGTTGGCGAAGGGATGGGCCGTGTACGGACTGGCCCGGTCGCCGGTTGCCAAAGACGGCATGCAGCCCGTGGCCGCCGATCTTCAGGACAGTGAGGCGACAGCGCGGGCTCTTTCCGATGTGAAACCCGACGTGGTGTTCATCTCGACATGGGCGCGGCAATCAAGCGAGGCGGAAAACATCCGGGTCAATGCGGCGATGGTGCGTAACGTGCTTGACGCGCTGCGTCCCGCAGGGTCCGTCGCCCATGTGGCATTGGTCACGGGGCTCAAACATTATCTCGGCCCCTTCGAGGCCTATGGCAAGGGTACGCTGCCGCAGACACCATTCCGGGAAGATCAGGGCAGGCTGGATGTCGAGAATTTTTACTATGCGCAGGAAGATGAAGTGTTTGCCGCAGCAAAGCGCGACGGATTTTCCTGGAGCGTGCATCGCCCCCATACGGTGATCGGCAAGGCAGTTGGCAATGCCATGAACATGGGAACGACGCTGGCCGTCTATGCGACGCTCTGCCGGGAAACCGGGCGACCCTTCCGTTTCCCCGGTTCTTCCGTGCAATGGAACGGTCTGACGGATATGACTGATGCTGGCGTTCTGGCCGAACAATTGCTCTGGGCCGCAACGACCCCGCAATGCCGCAACCAGGCCTTCAACGTGGTCAATGGCGATATTTTCCGCTGGAGTTGGATGTGGGGCCGGATTGCCAATTGGTTTGGGCTGGAACCGGCGCCGTTTGACGGGACGATCCTGCCGCTGGAACAGCAGATGGCAGAGGACGCCGCCATCTGGCGGGAGCTCGCCGAGCGCCATGGCCTGATCGAAAAAGACCTGTCGCGCCTGGCCTCACCTTGGCATACGGACGCCGATCTTGGGCGGCCGATTGAAGTGGTGACCGACATGAGCAAGAGCCGGGTGATGGGCTTTGACCGCTACCAGCCCACCGACGAGGCGTTTTTCACCCTGTTTGGGCAACTGCGTGGGGAAAGGCTCATTCCTTGA